One part of the Lotus japonicus ecotype B-129 chromosome 2, LjGifu_v1.2 genome encodes these proteins:
- the LOC130737130 gene encoding probable LRR receptor-like serine/threonine-protein kinase At3g47570 has translation MKPFLLMLHLHASMPVCLQILLLFTLNTLFFTTAAASGKVADQFALLKFKEAISIDPYKILDSWNNSTHFCKWHGITCNPTNQSVTELNLPGYRLHGLISPHVGNLSSLRNLNLGNNSFYGNIPQELCHLHQLQLLRLNNNSLVGEIPSNLTGWSNLEVLQLSVNNLVGRIPIEIGSLRKLQKIFMWNTGLTGEIPPSVGNLSSVTRLNLEYNNLEGNIPQEICRLKNLELMSVGINKLSGKPPLCLYNMSSLTQLSIALNQFNGSLPPDMFHTLPNLQTLFMGGNQISGPIPPSITNAFALQAFDININHFAGQVPSLGKLKDLRVLVMSQNNLGDNSTKDLEFLNSLTNFSKLYEIDISYNNFGGHLPNSLGNMSNQLNYLYLGGNHISGKIPIELGNLINLFLFTIDHNRFEGMIPATFGKFHKMQVLELSGNQLSGNIPAFIGNLSQLSYLGLAQNRFEGNIPPSIENCQNLQYLDISQNSLTGNIPSEVFRIFSLTNLLDLSQNSLSGSLGEEVGRLKNINTLNVSGNHLSGDIPPTIGGCTSLVYLDLQRNSFNGSIPSSLASLKGLQYLDLSRNRLSGSIPEGLQNIVFLEYFNVSFNNLQGGVPTKGVFGNASEVVVTGNNNLCGGISKLHLPPCPAKGNKHAKHHNSRLIAVIVSVVAFLLILLLILSVLWMRTRNKKTLPDPPTIDQLAMISYQNLHNGTEGFSSRCLIGSGNFGSVYKGTLESEERVVAIKVLNLQKKGAHKSFIAECNALKNIRHRNLVKNLTCCSSTDYKGQEFKALVFEYMTNGSLESWLHPETTDEPKSLNLEKKFDIIVDVASAFHYLHYECEQPVIHCDLKPSNVLLDDSMVAHVSDFGLAKLLPCIGVSQMQSSTGGIKGTIGYAPPEYGMGSEVSIEGDMYSFGILVLEMLTGKSPTDEMFKDGHNLHNYVEVSISESLMQIVDPIILQNEFNQATEDGNLGIMQLQPNAGKCLLSLLRIALACSMESPKERMSMVDVLRELNLIKRFFPTVARQRQIA, from the exons ATGAAGCCCTTTTTGCTCATGTTGCACTTGCATGCATCTATGCCTGTGTGCCTTCAGATATTACTTCTATTTACTTTGAACACATTGTTTTTTACAACAGCCGCTGCATCAGGCAAGGTAGCTGACCAGTTTGCATTGCTCAAATTCAAGGAAGCAATATCCATTGACCCATATAAAATCCTAGATTCTTGGAATAATTCTACCCATTTCTGCAAGTGGCATGGAATCACATGCAACCCCACAAATCAAAGTGTTACCGAGTTGAACCTGCCAGGATATCGTTTGCATGGACTCATATCTCCCCATGTTGGCAACCTCTCTTCTTTGAGAAACCTCAACCTTGGAAACAATAGCTTCTATGGAAATATCCCACAAGAATTGTGTCATTTACATCAACTGCAGCTACTTCGTCTCAACAACAACTCATTGGTTGGAGAaattccttcaaacttgacaGGTTGGTCTAATCTCGAAGTTTTACAGTTGTCGGTGAACAATCTGGTTGGAAGAATACCAATTGAAATTGGCTCTCTTAGGAAGCTCCAAAAAATTTTCATGTGGAACACTGGTTTAACAGGAGAAATTCCACCATCAGTAGGAAATCTTTCATCTGTTACTCGTCTTAATTTGGAATATAATAACTTGGAGGGAAATATTCCACAGGAAATATGCCGCTTGAAAAACTTGGAATTGATGTCAGTGGGTATAAACAAGCTATCTGGCAAACCTCCTTTATGTCTTTACAATATGTCATCTTTAACTCAATTGTCTATAGCTCTGAACCAATTTAATGGCTCTCTCCCACCTGATATGTTCCACACCCTTCCCAATCTCCAAACACTTTTCATGGGGGGGAATCAAATCTCAGGTCCAATCCCACCTTCCATCACAAATGCATTTGCCCTTCAAGCATTTGATATCAATATAAACCATTTTGCTGGACAAGTTCCCAGTCTAGGGAAGCTGAAGGATCTTAGGGTCCTAGTTATGTCTCAGAACAATCTAGGTGACAACTCAACCAAAGATTTGGAATTTTTAAACTCCTTGACAAACTTTAGTAAGTTGTATGAGATTGATATATCCTACAATAACTTTGGAGGCCATTTACCAAATTCTTTGGGAAATATGTCCAACCAGCTCAATTATCTATACCTTGGGGGAAATCATATATCAGGAAAAATTCCTATAGAATTAGGAAATCTAATCAACTTATTTCTCTTTACCATAGATCATAACCGTTTCGAAGGGATGATTCCAGCTACTTTTGGGAAGTTTCACAAGATGCAAGTGTTAGAGTTGAGTGGGAACCAACTCTCAGGAAATATACCAGCCTTTATAGGTAACCTCAGTCAGTTGTCTTATTTGGGCTTAGCACAAAATAGGTTTGAAGGAAATATTCCTCCAAGTATAGAAAACTGTCAAAATTTACAATACCTAGACATTTCACAAAACAGCCTGACAGGAAACATACCATCAGAGGTTTTTAGAATTTTCTCTCTAACAAATTTGTTGGACTTGTCACAAAACTCACTTAGTGGAAGTCTAGGGGAGGAAGTGGGAAGGCTAAAAAACATCAATACTTTGAATGTTTCAGGGAATCATCTATCTGGTGATATTCCTCCAACCATTGGAGGATGCACAAGTTTGGTGTACCTTGATTTGCAACGAAATTCATTCAATGGAAGCATACCGTCCTCTTTGGCTTCACTCAAAGGACTTCAATATTTAGACCTATCAAGAAACCGCTTATCCGGTTCAATTCCTGAAGGTCTACAGAATATTGTTTTCCTAGAATACTTTAATGTATCTTTCAACAACTTGCAAGGTGGGGTACCAACTAAAGGTGTCTTTGGAAATGCAAGTGAGGTGGTGGTAACTGGAAATAATAACCTTTGTGGAGGTATTTCAAAGCTGCATCTACCGCCATGCCCTGCCAAAGGTAACAAACATGCAAAACACCATAATTCCAGGCTGATAGCTGTGATAGTTAGCGTGGTTGCTTTTCTCCTTATACTGTTACTTATTCTTTCTGTCCTCTGGATGAGGACAAGAAACAAGAAAACACTTCCTGATCCACCAACAATAGATCAACTGGCTATGATTTCATATCAAAACCTACACAATGGAACCGAAGGGTTCTCAAGTAGATGTTTGATAGGGTCTGGAAATTTTGGCTCTGTTTACAAAGGAACTCTTGAGTCAGAAGAAAGAGTAGTTGCCATAAAGGTCCTAAACCTTCAAAAGAAAGGAGCTCACAAGAGTTTCATTGCTGAATGTAATGCACTAAAAAATATTAGACATCGAAATCTTGTGAAGAATTTAACATGTTGTTCCAGTACAGATTACAAAGGTCAAGAGTTTAAGGCTTTAGTTTTTGAGTACATGACCAACGGAAGCTTAGAAAGTTGGCTGCATCCAGAGACTACAGATGAACCCAAGTCATTGAATCTGGAGAAAAAGTTCGATATTATTGTCGATGTCGCATCAGCATTCCATTATCTTCACTATGAGTGTGAGCAACCGGTCATTCATTGTGATTTAAAGCCCAGCAATGTTCTTCTTGATGATTCCATGGTAGCTCACGTGAGTGATTTTGGCTTAGCAAAATTGCTCCCATGTATTGGAGTCTCCCAGATGCAAAGCAGCACAGGTGGAATAAAGGGGACTATTGGCTATGCTCCACCAG AGTATGGAATGGGTTCTGAGGTGTCAATTGAAGGTGACATGTATAGCTTTGGAATTCTGGTTTTAGAAATGTTAACTGGAAAGAGTCCCACTGATGAAATGTTCAAAGATGGTCATAATCTCCATAATTATGTTGAAGTTTCAATTTCAGAAAGTCTTATGCAAATTGTGGACCCGATTATTCTCCAAAATGAATTTAATCAGGCTACTGAGGATGGGAACCTTGGCATTATGCAGTTGCAACCTAATGCAGGGAAATGTTTACTTTCACTCTTGAGAATTGCACTTGCATGTTCCATGGAATCACCAAAAGAAAGAATGAGTATGGTTGATGTCTTAAGAGAGCTTAACTTAATCAAAAGGTTCTTCCCTACTGTGGCTAGACAGAGGCAGATTGCATAA